One Nocardioides aromaticivorans genomic window carries:
- a CDS encoding PHA/PHB synthase family protein codes for MSTNPATLADTAAPLDVLLVDAALGPVRRFLPDMSTARWAVSMARRPRLTARRLGGLAAEAGKVVLGTSEVTPKRGDRRFTDAGWTENPLLRRLVQLYLAGGRTVDQLVDEADLDPRDRKRVRFLVENVVEAMSPSNVPLVNPASAKAVIDTAGLSLVRGGTQLVKDLASAPRIPDMVDTSGFTLGDNIAATPGSVVFRNDVLELIQYVPQSDEVREVPVMIVPPTINKFYAVDLSPGRSLVEFSTRNDRQMFVISWRNPDARHKDWDFDTYVGSILEALDAVEEITGSAQTMLAGICSGGILASITAAYLAGIGRQDRLAGLVLAVTVIDNHDSGTVSALTDPRMAALAKARSAQKGFLDGRSLAEVFAWLRPSDLIWNYWVNNYLLGKKPPAFDILFWNADTTRMSAGLHADFVDMAVENQLIRAGALSVLGVPIDLGKVTVDSYIVAGIADHITPWENCYRTTQLLGGATRFILSTSGHIAALVNPPDNPKASFHTNDDHGADATTWLKGAETHQGSWWNDVAQWLDERTGELKPAPKEMGSTRLRPLADAPGTYVFDK; via the coding sequence ATGAGCACGAACCCCGCCACCCTGGCCGACACCGCCGCCCCGCTCGACGTACTGCTCGTCGACGCCGCGCTCGGTCCGGTCCGCCGCTTCCTGCCCGACATGTCGACGGCGCGGTGGGCGGTCTCGATGGCGCGCCGGCCGCGGCTGACCGCGCGGCGCCTGGGCGGACTCGCCGCCGAGGCCGGCAAGGTGGTGCTCGGGACGTCCGAGGTCACGCCGAAGCGTGGCGACCGCCGCTTCACCGACGCCGGCTGGACCGAGAACCCGTTGCTGCGCCGCCTCGTGCAGCTCTACCTCGCGGGCGGCCGCACGGTCGACCAGCTGGTCGACGAGGCCGACCTCGACCCGCGGGACCGCAAGCGGGTGCGCTTCCTGGTGGAGAATGTCGTCGAGGCGATGTCGCCGAGCAACGTGCCGCTGGTCAACCCGGCCTCGGCGAAGGCCGTCATCGACACCGCCGGCCTCAGCCTGGTCCGCGGCGGCACCCAGCTCGTGAAGGACCTCGCCTCGGCCCCGCGGATCCCCGACATGGTCGACACCTCGGGCTTCACCCTCGGCGACAACATCGCGGCCACGCCCGGCTCGGTGGTGTTCCGCAACGACGTGCTCGAGCTGATCCAGTACGTCCCGCAGAGCGACGAGGTGCGCGAGGTGCCGGTGATGATCGTCCCGCCGACGATCAACAAGTTCTACGCGGTCGACCTCTCCCCCGGGCGCAGCCTCGTGGAGTTCAGCACCCGCAACGACCGGCAGATGTTCGTCATCTCGTGGCGCAACCCTGACGCCCGCCACAAGGACTGGGACTTCGACACCTACGTCGGCTCGATCCTCGAGGCGCTCGACGCCGTCGAGGAGATCACCGGCAGCGCGCAGACGATGCTGGCCGGGATCTGCTCGGGAGGGATCCTCGCGAGCATCACGGCGGCGTACCTCGCGGGCATCGGCCGGCAGGACCGGCTCGCCGGCCTCGTGCTCGCCGTCACGGTCATCGACAACCACGACTCGGGCACCGTCTCGGCGCTCACCGACCCACGGATGGCCGCGCTCGCGAAGGCGCGCTCCGCCCAGAAGGGCTTCCTCGACGGCCGCTCGCTCGCCGAGGTGTTCGCGTGGCTGCGGCCCAGCGACCTGATCTGGAACTACTGGGTCAACAACTACCTGCTCGGCAAGAAGCCGCCTGCCTTCGACATCCTGTTCTGGAACGCCGACACCACGCGGATGTCAGCCGGCCTGCACGCCGACTTCGTCGACATGGCGGTCGAGAACCAGCTGATCCGAGCGGGCGCGCTGAGCGTCCTCGGCGTCCCGATCGACCTCGGCAAGGTCACCGTCGACAGCTACATCGTCGCCGGCATCGCCGACCACATCACGCCCTGGGAGAACTGCTACCGGACCACCCAGCTGCTCGGGGGCGCGACCCGGTTCATCCTGTCGACCAGCGGCCACATCGCCGCCCTGGTCAACCCGCCGGACAACCCGAAGGCGTCCTTCCACACCAACGACGACCACGGCGCCGACGCCACGACCTGGCTCAAGGGCGCGGAGACCCACCAGGGCTCGTGGTGGAACGATGTCGCGCAGTGGCTCGACGAGCGCACCGGCGAGCTCAAGCCCGCTCCCAAGGAGATGGGCTCGACCCGCCTCAGGCCGCTCGCGGACGCCCCCGGCACCTACGTCTTCGACAAGTGA
- a CDS encoding SGNH/GDSL hydrolase family protein: MRSWATRGLMAAAVVPVLLAAGCTTAEKDGDDSPDASANRQPIEAGDRYVALGDSYTSAPGVGTTTGPAGCLRTDGNYPTLLAGALDLELTDVSCGGAKTDDMTKPQVVGSETVPAQVDAVTEDTDLVTLSIGANNGSVYGNLVVSCARLATTNPTGAPCSDLAQKNPDVLPQVFDGVEAGIVETVGAILDRAPHARVVIVGYPQIIPAQGTCALLPLAEGDYAFGRGVLQEFVEAQAEAAEKAGAEYVDVWAASEGHDICGQEPWVAGFRPAEAGTAYHPYAEEQAAVADLLESTVSGP, encoded by the coding sequence ATGAGGTCGTGGGCCACTCGGGGGCTGATGGCGGCGGCGGTGGTGCCGGTCCTGCTGGCCGCCGGCTGCACGACGGCCGAGAAGGATGGCGACGACTCCCCGGACGCCAGCGCCAACCGCCAGCCGATCGAGGCCGGTGACCGCTACGTGGCCCTCGGCGACTCCTACACCTCCGCGCCCGGCGTGGGTACGACGACGGGCCCGGCGGGCTGCCTGCGCACCGACGGCAACTACCCGACGCTGCTCGCGGGCGCCCTCGACCTCGAGCTCACCGACGTCAGCTGCGGAGGCGCGAAGACCGACGACATGACCAAGCCGCAGGTCGTCGGCTCCGAGACCGTTCCGGCGCAGGTCGACGCGGTCACCGAGGACACCGACCTGGTGACCCTCAGCATCGGCGCCAACAACGGCTCGGTCTACGGCAACCTCGTCGTCAGCTGCGCCCGCCTCGCCACGACGAACCCGACCGGCGCCCCGTGCTCCGACCTCGCTCAGAAGAACCCCGACGTGCTGCCCCAGGTCTTCGACGGCGTCGAGGCCGGCATCGTCGAGACCGTCGGCGCGATCCTCGACCGGGCACCCCACGCCCGCGTCGTGATCGTCGGCTATCCCCAGATCATCCCCGCGCAGGGCACTTGCGCCCTGCTGCCCCTCGCCGAGGGCGACTACGCGTTCGGGCGCGGCGTGCTGCAGGAGTTCGTCGAGGCGCAGGCCGAGGCCGCCGAGAAGGCCGGGGCCGAGTACGTCGACGTGTGGGCCGCCTCCGAGGGCCACGACATCTGCGGGCAGGAGCCGTGGGTGGCCGGCTTCCGCCCGGCGGAGGCCGGGACGGCGTACCACCCGTACGCGGAGGAGCAGGCGGCCGTGGCCGACCTGCTCGAGTCCACCGTGTCGGGACCGTAG
- a CDS encoding SGNH/GDSL hydrolase family protein, which produces MSARLRAAGALLCALTLGGCSSSASGEGGGSPAPATVRPSVTTTPEQSLGLSYVALGDSFTAAPGVGEPTGPGACFRTDANYPHLLAERLGLDLADVSCAGATSRDLHAPQPLVGVPAQLAAVTSRTELVTLSIGANDGGLFAALASQCVGLGQLGQEQRARSCVGDERFAEDRLRAELAELSRETVRSVRAIRKRAPRAELVVIGYPQLVPARGTCEALPLDPDEVPFVHEVNSRVAAAVEDGARTARVAYVDMWSASEGHDACAPQPWVAGLRPVGPGAPLHPYAAHQVAVADALAALVS; this is translated from the coding sequence GTGAGCGCGCGGCTGCGGGCGGCCGGCGCACTGCTCTGCGCCCTCACGCTCGGGGGTTGCTCCTCCTCCGCGTCGGGCGAGGGCGGCGGCTCCCCGGCCCCGGCGACCGTGCGCCCGTCAGTGACGACCACGCCGGAGCAGTCGCTGGGCCTGTCGTATGTCGCCCTCGGTGACTCCTTCACTGCAGCACCGGGCGTGGGCGAGCCGACCGGGCCGGGCGCTTGCTTCCGCACCGACGCGAACTACCCGCACCTCCTCGCCGAGCGCCTCGGGCTGGACCTCGCCGACGTCAGCTGTGCCGGCGCGACCAGCCGCGACCTGCACGCGCCGCAGCCCCTGGTCGGCGTGCCTGCCCAGCTCGCCGCCGTCACCTCCCGCACGGAGCTGGTCACCCTGAGCATCGGCGCCAACGACGGCGGGCTCTTCGCGGCCCTCGCGAGCCAGTGCGTCGGTCTCGGCCAGCTCGGGCAGGAGCAGCGGGCCCGCTCGTGCGTCGGTGACGAGCGCTTCGCGGAGGACCGCCTGAGGGCCGAGCTGGCGGAGCTGTCGCGGGAGACGGTGCGCTCGGTCCGCGCGATCCGGAAGCGGGCGCCGCGCGCCGAGCTGGTGGTGATCGGGTACCCGCAGCTCGTCCCGGCGCGGGGGACGTGCGAGGCTCTGCCGCTCGATCCCGACGAGGTGCCCTTCGTGCACGAGGTCAACAGCCGGGTCGCCGCCGCCGTGGAGGACGGGGCGCGGACCGCGCGCGTCGCCTATGTCGACATGTGGAGCGCCAGCGAGGGCCACGACGCCTGCGCGCCGCAGCCGTGGGTGGCCGGGCTCAGGCCCGTCGGTCCGGGTGCCCCGCTCCACCCCTACGCGGCGCACCAGGTCGCGGTGGCCGACGCCCTCGCAGCGCTGGTCTCCTAG
- a CDS encoding DUF1918 domain-containing protein — MHANVGDRLVVESHSDAQHRREAEVLEVRGSDGGPPYLVRWDDGHESLAFPGPDAHVVPAGF, encoded by the coding sequence ATGCACGCCAACGTGGGTGACCGGCTCGTCGTGGAGAGCCACTCCGACGCGCAGCACCGGCGCGAGGCCGAGGTGCTCGAGGTCCGCGGGAGCGACGGCGGGCCGCCGTACCTCGTGCGGTGGGACGACGGCCACGAATCGCTCGCCTTCCCCGGCCCGGACGCGCACGTCGTACCGGCCGGCTTCTGA
- a CDS encoding YjbQ family protein, protein MDSETRTYRTGDREAVLDLTRDCASYAAGRGDGLLHVFVPHATAGIAILETGAGSDDDLLAALADLLPADDRWQHRHGSPGHGRSHVMPALIPPYATVPVLDGRLALGTWQSICLVDLNVDNEVREVRFTFLAG, encoded by the coding sequence ATGGACAGCGAGACCCGCACCTACCGCACCGGCGACCGCGAGGCCGTCCTCGACCTGACCCGCGACTGTGCGTCGTACGCCGCCGGCCGCGGGGACGGACTGCTCCACGTCTTCGTCCCGCACGCCACCGCCGGCATCGCGATCCTCGAGACCGGCGCGGGCAGCGACGACGACCTGCTCGCGGCCCTCGCCGACCTGCTGCCCGCCGACGACCGGTGGCAGCACCGCCACGGCTCCCCCGGCCACGGCCGCTCGCACGTGATGCCGGCGCTCATCCCGCCCTACGCCACCGTCCCGGTCCTCGACGGCCGGCTCGCGCTCGGCACCTGGCAGAGCATCTGCCTGGTCGACCTCAACGTCGACAACGAGGTGCGCGAGGTGCGGTTCACCTTCCTCGCGGGCTAG
- the phaZ gene encoding poly(3-hydroxyalkanoate) depolymerase, which translates to MDRPLELRQLTVLGHEIRAAVRPGTEPGPPLLLCNGIGASLDLLQPFVDALDPRIGVVRFDVPGVGGSPDPKVPYNFALLGVGVAKMMSQLGFDRYDVLGISWGGGLAQQLAFQQPRRVRRLVLVSTATGSLMVPAPPSVLRKMVTPQRYRDADYAVQVAAELYGGQMRDRPDDVRRLMHAHSRVGSRRGYLLQLLAGAGWSSLPGLPFIRQPTLVLAGDDDPIIPLVNARIMTRLLPHATLHVYPDGHLGLVTSADTLAPLIAGFLRPEG; encoded by the coding sequence TTGGACCGCCCCCTCGAGCTGCGCCAGCTCACCGTGCTCGGGCACGAGATCCGCGCCGCGGTGCGTCCCGGCACCGAGCCCGGTCCCCCGCTGCTGCTCTGCAACGGGATCGGTGCCAGCCTCGACCTGCTGCAGCCCTTCGTCGACGCGCTCGACCCCCGGATCGGTGTCGTGCGCTTCGACGTGCCCGGCGTGGGCGGGTCGCCCGACCCCAAGGTGCCCTACAACTTCGCGCTGCTCGGCGTGGGCGTCGCGAAGATGATGAGCCAGCTCGGCTTCGACCGGTACGACGTCCTCGGGATCTCGTGGGGCGGCGGGCTCGCCCAGCAGCTGGCCTTCCAGCAGCCCCGCCGCGTCCGGCGCCTCGTGCTCGTCAGCACTGCCACCGGGTCGCTGATGGTGCCCGCGCCGCCGAGCGTGCTGCGCAAGATGGTCACCCCGCAGCGTTACCGCGACGCCGACTACGCCGTGCAGGTCGCCGCCGAGCTCTACGGCGGGCAGATGCGCGACCGACCCGACGACGTACGACGCCTCATGCACGCGCACTCGCGCGTCGGCTCGCGGCGCGGCTACCTGCTCCAGCTGCTCGCGGGGGCGGGCTGGTCGAGCCTGCCCGGGCTGCCCTTCATCCGGCAGCCCACGCTGGTGCTCGCCGGCGACGACGACCCGATCATCCCGCTCGTCAACGCCCGGATCATGACCCGGCTGCTGCCGCACGCGACCCTGCACGTCTACCCGGACGGCCACCTCGGGCTGGTCACCAGCGCGGACACCCTGGCGCCGCTGATCGCGGGGTTCTTGCGGCCGGAGGGCTGA
- a CDS encoding DnaJ family domain-containing protein: MEEEPDRDQPADPRAERAAARARIEQQQTWVDLQVRQAMERGDFDNLAGAGKPIPDLGTSHDPDWWVKRLVERERITVLPPALQLRKDDAELDAHLDTLGSEREARAFVEDFNARVIRARYTPVDGPPLITMPRDVEATIEAWRERQTARRAERAALAAVTDAAAPRRRGWLRGARRRRR, encoded by the coding sequence ATGGAGGAGGAGCCGGACCGCGACCAGCCCGCGGACCCGCGCGCGGAGAGGGCCGCCGCCCGCGCCCGGATCGAGCAGCAGCAGACCTGGGTCGACCTGCAGGTGCGGCAGGCGATGGAGCGCGGGGACTTCGACAACCTCGCCGGCGCGGGCAAGCCGATCCCCGACCTCGGCACCAGCCACGACCCCGACTGGTGGGTGAAGCGGCTCGTCGAGCGCGAGCGGATCACCGTCCTGCCCCCGGCCCTGCAGCTGCGCAAGGACGACGCGGAGCTCGACGCGCACCTCGACACCCTCGGCTCGGAGCGCGAGGCGCGGGCGTTCGTCGAGGACTTCAACGCCCGGGTCATCCGGGCCCGGTACACCCCCGTCGACGGCCCGCCCCTGATCACCATGCCCCGTGACGTGGAGGCGACGATCGAGGCCTGGCGCGAGCGCCAGACCGCCCGGCGCGCCGAGCGCGCCGCCCTCGCCGCCGTCACCGACGCTGCAGCTCCCAGGCGCCGCGGATGGCTGCGCGGAGCGCGGCGGCGTCGCCGCTGA
- a CDS encoding HpcH/HpaI aldolase/citrate lyase family protein: protein MSHKSAKDFFRPLAVGAPAPLREIPARPSRAIHFFDPSNEKMAAKIPDMVGTVDVLLGNLEDAVKADNKVAAREGLVRIAQATDFGPTQLWTRINALDSPWVLDDLTTLVPAIGDKLDVIMVPKVQGAEDIHYVDRILAQLEAKAGITRPILIHAILETARGVANVEEICGASPRMQGLSLGPADLAADRKMKTTRVGGGHPGYLVREDAPRGEDGLPDLDAKRAIFQQDLWHYTIAKMVDACATHGIYPYYGPFGDIKDTVACEDQFRNAFLLGCVGTWSLHPVQIKIANRVFSPSVEDIAHARRVVAAMGDGTGAVMIDGKMEDDASLKQCLVLVELAEKLAEIDPDLKATYDAIETPEA, encoded by the coding sequence GTGAGTCACAAGAGCGCCAAGGACTTCTTCCGACCGCTCGCCGTGGGTGCCCCGGCCCCGCTGCGCGAGATCCCCGCCCGGCCCAGCCGCGCCATCCACTTCTTCGACCCGTCGAACGAGAAGATGGCCGCGAAGATCCCCGACATGGTCGGCACCGTCGACGTGCTGCTCGGCAACCTCGAGGACGCCGTCAAGGCCGACAACAAGGTCGCCGCCCGCGAGGGCCTGGTGCGGATCGCCCAGGCGACCGACTTCGGTCCGACCCAGCTGTGGACGCGCATCAACGCGCTCGACAGCCCCTGGGTGCTCGACGACCTGACCACGCTGGTGCCGGCGATCGGCGACAAGCTCGACGTGATCATGGTCCCGAAGGTGCAGGGCGCCGAGGACATCCACTACGTCGACCGGATCCTCGCCCAGCTCGAGGCCAAGGCCGGCATCACCCGCCCGATCCTCATCCACGCGATCCTTGAGACCGCCCGCGGCGTCGCCAACGTCGAGGAGATCTGCGGCGCCTCCCCGCGCATGCAGGGCCTCTCCCTCGGCCCGGCCGACCTCGCGGCCGACCGCAAGATGAAGACCACCCGCGTCGGCGGCGGCCACCCCGGCTACCTCGTGCGCGAGGACGCCCCGCGCGGCGAGGACGGCCTGCCGGACCTCGACGCGAAGCGTGCGATCTTCCAGCAGGACCTGTGGCACTACACGATCGCCAAGATGGTCGACGCCTGCGCGACGCACGGGATCTACCCGTACTACGGGCCGTTCGGCGACATCAAGGACACCGTCGCGTGCGAGGACCAGTTCCGCAACGCGTTCCTGCTCGGCTGCGTCGGCACCTGGTCGCTGCACCCGGTCCAGATCAAGATCGCCAACCGCGTCTTCTCCCCGAGCGTCGAGGACATCGCGCACGCCCGCCGCGTCGTCGCCGCCATGGGCGACGGCACCGGCGCGGTCATGATCGACGGCAAGATGGAGGACGACGCCTCCCTCAAGCAGTGCCTGGTCCTCGTCGAGCTCGCCGAGAAGCTGGCCGAGATCGACCCCGACCTCAAGGCCACCTACGACGCCATCGAGACCCCGGAGGCCTGA
- a CDS encoding HpcH/HpaI aldolase/citrate lyase family protein, giving the protein MTEFKPLRSVLYMPSSNERALEKAKTLPADAIIFDLEDAVAPDAKPGAREAAAAAVASGEYGRRHLIIRVNGIGTEWHDEDIRVAAKAGPDVVLVPKVNSAEEVLQLVDALAAAGAPEKTKLWAMVETPIGMLNALSIATASERLTGFVMGTNDLVKELYAEHVPGRQPVITGLGLALLAARAAGIVIIDGVYNDVKNIDGFLAEVEQGRQMGFDGKTLIHPGQVEGANTGFAPSEQAVEDARGLIQAWEDGKGSGVVTYNGKMVESLHVESAERTLAIHEAIAALQG; this is encoded by the coding sequence ATGACCGAGTTCAAGCCGCTGCGCTCCGTCCTCTACATGCCCAGCTCCAACGAGCGGGCGCTGGAGAAGGCGAAGACGCTGCCCGCCGACGCCATCATCTTCGACCTCGAGGACGCCGTCGCCCCCGACGCGAAGCCCGGCGCCCGCGAGGCCGCCGCCGCGGCCGTCGCCTCCGGCGAGTACGGCCGCCGCCACCTGATCATCCGGGTCAACGGCATCGGCACCGAGTGGCACGACGAGGACATCCGGGTGGCCGCCAAGGCGGGCCCGGACGTCGTACTCGTGCCCAAGGTGAACTCCGCCGAGGAGGTCCTCCAGCTCGTCGACGCGCTCGCCGCCGCCGGCGCGCCGGAGAAGACCAAGCTCTGGGCGATGGTCGAGACCCCGATCGGCATGCTCAACGCGCTGTCGATCGCGACCGCCTCCGAGCGCCTCACCGGCTTCGTGATGGGCACCAACGACCTGGTCAAGGAGCTGTACGCCGAGCACGTGCCCGGCCGGCAGCCCGTGATCACCGGCCTGGGCCTCGCCCTGCTCGCGGCCCGCGCCGCCGGCATCGTGATCATCGACGGCGTCTACAACGACGTGAAGAACATCGACGGCTTCCTCGCCGAGGTCGAGCAGGGCCGCCAGATGGGCTTCGACGGCAAGACCCTCATCCACCCCGGCCAGGTCGAGGGCGCCAACACCGGGTTCGCCCCGAGCGAGCAGGCCGTCGAGGACGCCCGCGGCCTGATCCAGGCCTGGGAGGACGGCAAGGGCTCCGGCGTCGTCACCTACAACGGCAAGATGGTCGAGAGCCTGCACGTGGAGTCCGCCGAGCGCACGCTCGCGATCCACGAGGCGATCGCAGCCCTCCAGGGCTGA